The Pseudomonas kermanshahensis genome includes a window with the following:
- the iscU gene encoding Fe-S cluster assembly scaffold IscU, with amino-acid sequence MAYSEKVIDHYENPRNVGKMNAEDPDVGTGMVGAPACGDVMRLQIKVNEQGVIEDAKFKTYGCGSAIASSSLATEWMKGKTLDEAETIKNTQLAEELALPPVKIHCSVLAEDAIKAAVRDYKQKKGLI; translated from the coding sequence ATGGCATACAGTGAAAAGGTCATCGACCACTACGAAAACCCGCGCAACGTCGGCAAGATGAATGCCGAAGACCCGGACGTCGGTACCGGCATGGTCGGCGCGCCGGCCTGCGGTGACGTGATGCGCCTGCAGATCAAGGTCAACGAGCAGGGCGTCATCGAAGACGCTAAGTTCAAGACCTACGGCTGCGGTTCGGCTATCGCTTCCAGCTCCCTCGCCACCGAGTGGATGAAGGGCAAGACCCTGGACGAAGCCGAAACCATCAAGAACACCCAGCTGGCTGAAGAACTGGCGTTGCCGCCGGTCAAGATCCACTGCTCGGTACTCGCCGAGGATGCCATCAAGGCAGCCGTTCGCGATTACAAGCAGAAGAAAGGCTTGATCTAA
- the trmJ gene encoding tRNA (cytosine(32)/uridine(32)-2'-O)-methyltransferase TrmJ, whose protein sequence is MLQNIRVVLVNTSHPGNIGGAARAMKNMGLSRLVLVQPKEFPAAEASARASGADDVLSNAQVVDSLEQALVGCNLVMGTSARERSIPWPLIGPRECGAKAVEHALGGEEIALVFGREHAGLTNEELQRCHFHVHIPSNPDFSSLNLAAAVQVLSYEVRMAWLAAEDAPAKVEKVDASELATMDEMELFYDHLEKTLVDIGFLDPEKPKHLMARLRRLYGRSSVERPEMSILRGILTETQKVARGEPHKRKG, encoded by the coding sequence GTGCTGCAAAATATTCGTGTTGTTCTGGTCAATACCAGCCACCCCGGCAACATCGGCGGCGCTGCACGTGCCATGAAAAACATGGGCTTGTCGCGCCTGGTGCTGGTGCAGCCGAAAGAGTTCCCTGCGGCCGAAGCCAGTGCACGTGCCTCCGGTGCCGACGATGTGTTGAGCAATGCCCAGGTCGTCGACAGCCTTGAGCAGGCGCTGGTCGGCTGTAACCTGGTCATGGGCACCAGTGCCCGCGAGCGCAGTATCCCCTGGCCGCTGATCGGCCCTCGCGAATGCGGGGCCAAGGCCGTGGAGCATGCGCTGGGCGGCGAGGAGATCGCCTTGGTGTTCGGGCGTGAACACGCCGGCCTGACCAACGAAGAACTGCAGCGATGTCACTTCCACGTGCACATTCCCTCGAACCCCGACTTCAGCTCGCTGAATCTGGCCGCCGCTGTTCAGGTGCTCTCTTATGAGGTGCGCATGGCTTGGCTGGCGGCCGAGGATGCACCGGCCAAAGTCGAGAAGGTCGACGCCAGCGAGCTGGCGACCATGGACGAAATGGAGCTGTTCTATGACCACCTGGAAAAGACCTTGGTGGACATCGGCTTCCTTGATCCCGAGAAGCCCAAGCACCTGATGGCGCGCCTGCGCCGGCTGTATGGGCGAAGCTCGGTCGAGCGTCCGGAAATGAGCATTTTGCGCGGCATCCTCACCGAGACCCAGAAAGTGGCTCGGGGCGAACCGCATAAAAGGAAGGGATGA
- the ndk gene encoding nucleoside-diphosphate kinase translates to MAVQRTFSIIKPDAVAKNVIGKITTRFEEAGLKIVASKIKQLSKAEAEGFYAEHSERGFFGDLVAFMTSGPVVVQVLEGENAIALNRELMGATNPKEAAAGTIRADFAESIDANAVHGSDSEAAAAREIAYFFAATEVTTR, encoded by the coding sequence ATGGCTGTTCAACGTACTTTCTCGATCATCAAGCCTGACGCCGTTGCCAAAAACGTCATCGGCAAGATCACCACTCGCTTCGAAGAAGCTGGCCTGAAAATCGTTGCCTCGAAAATCAAGCAACTGTCCAAAGCCGAAGCCGAAGGCTTCTACGCTGAGCACAGCGAGCGCGGCTTCTTCGGCGATCTGGTTGCCTTCATGACTTCCGGCCCGGTTGTTGTTCAGGTTCTGGAAGGCGAAAACGCCATCGCTCTGAACCGTGAGCTGATGGGCGCTACCAACCCTAAAGAAGCTGCTGCCGGCACCATCCGTGCTGACTTCGCCGAGTCGATCGACGCCAACGCCGTTCACGGTTCGGACTCCGAAGCTGCTGCTGCTCGCGAAATCGCTTACTTCTTCGCTGCTACCGAGGTAACCACTCGCTAA
- the iscX gene encoding Fe-S cluster assembly protein IscX has product MSLKWVDVLEIAIQLAESKPDVDPRYVNFVDLHRWVLALPEFSDDPSRGGEKVLEAIQAAWIDEAD; this is encoded by the coding sequence ATGAGTCTGAAATGGGTTGATGTACTTGAGATCGCCATCCAGCTTGCAGAAAGCAAGCCGGACGTCGATCCTCGTTATGTGAATTTCGTCGATCTGCACCGCTGGGTGCTGGCATTGCCAGAGTTCAGCGACGATCCGTCACGCGGCGGTGAGAAAGTGCTCGAGGCCATCCAGGCGGCCTGGATTGATGAAGCCGACTAA
- the cysE gene encoding serine O-acetyltransferase: MFERLREDIQSVFHRDPAARNAFEVLTCYPGMHAIWLHRLGNALWKRDFKWLARLVSNFGRWMTGIEIHPGATIGRRFFIDHGMGIVIGETAEIGDDVTLYQGVTLGGTSWNKGKRHPTLENGVVVGAGAKVLGPFTVGAGAKIGSNAVVTKAVPAGATAVGIPGRIIVKSEETEVEARRKAMAEKIGFDAYGVSGDMPDPVARAIGQMLDHLQAVDERLEGMCGALTKMGSDYCAKELPALPEDDFTEVAQVAQRDTQSH, translated from the coding sequence ATGTTCGAACGTCTGCGTGAAGATATTCAAAGCGTATTCCACCGTGACCCCGCCGCGCGCAATGCCTTCGAGGTACTGACCTGCTACCCGGGCATGCACGCCATCTGGCTGCACCGGCTGGGTAATGCGCTGTGGAAACGTGATTTCAAATGGCTGGCCCGGCTGGTGTCGAACTTCGGCCGCTGGATGACCGGGATCGAGATCCACCCCGGCGCCACCATCGGCCGCCGCTTCTTCATTGACCACGGCATGGGCATTGTCATCGGCGAGACTGCTGAGATTGGCGACGATGTCACCCTTTACCAGGGCGTGACCCTGGGTGGCACCAGCTGGAACAAAGGCAAGCGCCACCCAACCCTGGAAAACGGTGTGGTGGTAGGAGCGGGGGCCAAGGTACTGGGGCCGTTCACTGTCGGCGCCGGGGCCAAGATCGGCTCCAATGCGGTGGTGACCAAGGCTGTGCCGGCAGGGGCGACTGCCGTCGGTATCCCGGGGCGTATTATCGTCAAGAGCGAAGAGACCGAAGTCGAAGCCCGGCGCAAAGCCATGGCCGAGAAGATCGGCTTCGATGCCTACGGCGTCAGTGGCGACATGCCTGACCCGGTCGCGCGTGCCATCGGCCAGATGCTCGACCACCTGCAAGCGGTCGATGAACGCCTGGAGGGCATGTGCGGTGCCCTGACCAAGATGGGTAGCGACTACTGCGCCAAGGAGTTGCCAGCGCTGCCGGAAGATGACTTCACCGAAGTTGCCCAGGTCGCCCAGCGCGACACTCAGTCGCATTGA
- the iscA gene encoding iron-sulfur cluster assembly protein IscA: MAISMTEAAANHVRRSLEGRGKGEGIRLAVRTTGCSGLAYVLEFVDEVAGEDQVFENHGVKVIIDPKSLVYLDGTELDFVKEGLNEGFKFNNPNVRGECGCGESFNV; encoded by the coding sequence ATGGCTATCAGCATGACAGAAGCCGCCGCCAACCACGTGCGGCGTTCCCTGGAAGGGCGCGGCAAGGGTGAAGGCATTCGCCTGGCCGTACGCACCACCGGCTGCTCGGGCCTGGCCTATGTGCTGGAGTTCGTCGACGAAGTGGCGGGCGAAGACCAGGTATTCGAGAACCACGGCGTGAAGGTCATCATCGACCCGAAAAGCCTGGTGTACCTCGATGGCACCGAGCTCGACTTCGTCAAAGAAGGGTTGAACGAAGGCTTCAAGTTCAACAACCCCAACGTGCGCGGTGAGTGTGGCTGCGGCGAAAGCTTCAACGTCTGA
- the hscA gene encoding Fe-S protein assembly chaperone HscA — protein MALLQIAEPGQSPQPHQRRLAVGIDLGTTNSLVAAVRSGRSEPLPDVQGNVILPSAVRYLEGRSEVGQAARDAASSDPLNTVLSVKRLMGRGLADVKQLGEQLPYRFIGGESHMPFIDTVQGPKSPVEVSADILKVLRERAEQTLGGDLVGAVITVPAYFDDAQRQATKDAARLAGLNVLRLLNEPTAAAVAYGLDQNAEGVVAIYDLGGGTFDISILRLTAGVFEVLATGGDTALGGDDFDHAIAGWIIEQAGLSSDLDPGTQRQLLQAACAAKEALTDADVVSVSHGAWQGELSRAAFDAMIEPLIARSLKACRRAVRDSGVELEEVGAVVMVGGSTRVPRVRDAVGTLFGRTPLTSIDPDQVVAIGAAIQADTLAGNRREGGELLLLDVIPLSLGLETMGGLMEKVIPRNTTIPVARAQEFTTYKDGQSAMMIHVLQGERELISDCRSLARFELRGIPAMVAGAAKIRVTFQVDADGLLSVAARELGSGVEASIQVKPSYGLTDGEIARMLKDSFEHAGSDKQARQLREHQVDGERLLEAVQGALDADGERLLSSEEREAIEFQMQELRDLLTGTDGPAIEQQTKRLSQVTDAFAARRLDSTVKAALAGRNLNEIEE, from the coding sequence ATGGCCCTACTGCAGATCGCCGAACCCGGTCAAAGCCCTCAGCCGCACCAGCGCCGCCTGGCGGTGGGTATCGACCTGGGTACCACCAATTCTCTGGTCGCTGCCGTTCGCAGCGGTCGCAGCGAGCCCCTGCCGGATGTGCAGGGTAATGTCATTTTGCCGTCTGCGGTGCGCTACCTCGAAGGGCGCAGCGAAGTCGGGCAGGCTGCGCGCGATGCCGCTTCCAGCGACCCTTTGAACACCGTGCTGTCGGTAAAGCGCCTGATGGGGCGCGGCCTGGCCGACGTCAAGCAGTTGGGCGAGCAGCTGCCGTACCGCTTCATTGGCGGTGAGTCGCACATGCCGTTCATCGATACCGTCCAAGGGCCGAAAAGCCCGGTGGAGGTGTCGGCCGACATCCTCAAGGTGCTGCGCGAGCGCGCCGAGCAAACCCTCGGTGGCGACTTGGTGGGGGCGGTGATCACCGTGCCAGCCTATTTCGACGACGCCCAGCGCCAAGCGACCAAGGATGCCGCGCGCCTGGCCGGCCTCAATGTGTTGCGCCTGCTCAACGAGCCGACCGCAGCGGCCGTGGCCTATGGCCTGGACCAAAACGCCGAAGGCGTGGTGGCCATCTATGACCTGGGTGGCGGCACGTTCGATATCTCCATCCTGCGCCTGACGGCCGGCGTCTTCGAAGTGCTGGCCACCGGCGGCGATACCGCCCTGGGCGGCGATGATTTCGACCACGCGATTGCCGGTTGGATCATTGAACAGGCTGGGCTGTCTTCCGACCTCGACCCGGGTACTCAGCGCCAGTTGCTGCAGGCCGCCTGCGCCGCCAAGGAAGCCCTGACCGACGCCGACGTGGTCAGCGTCAGCCACGGTGCCTGGCAGGGTGAGCTCAGCCGGGCCGCCTTCGATGCCATGATCGAGCCGCTGATCGCTCGCAGCCTCAAAGCCTGCCGCCGCGCCGTGCGCGACAGCGGTGTCGAGCTGGAAGAGGTGGGTGCAGTGGTCATGGTCGGTGGTTCGACCCGCGTTCCACGCGTGCGTGACGCTGTTGGCACACTGTTCGGCCGTACCCCATTGACCTCGATCGACCCTGACCAGGTGGTGGCCATCGGTGCTGCCATTCAGGCCGACACCCTGGCTGGCAACCGCCGTGAAGGTGGCGAGTTGCTGCTGCTCGACGTCATCCCACTGTCCCTGGGCCTTGAGACCATGGGCGGGTTGATGGAGAAGGTGATCCCGCGCAACACCACCATTCCGGTGGCGCGTGCGCAAGAGTTCACCACCTATAAAGATGGCCAGTCGGCCATGATGATTCACGTCCTGCAAGGCGAGCGCGAGCTGATCAGCGACTGCCGCTCGCTGGCGCGCTTCGAGCTGCGCGGCATCCCGGCCATGGTCGCCGGTGCGGCGAAAATCCGCGTGACCTTCCAGGTCGATGCCGATGGCCTGCTCAGCGTCGCTGCCCGCGAACTGGGCTCGGGCGTCGAAGCCAGCATTCAGGTCAAGCCGTCCTACGGCCTGACCGACGGCGAGATCGCCCGCATGCTCAAGGATTCGTTCGAGCACGCAGGCAGCGACAAGCAGGCCCGTCAGCTGCGTGAACACCAGGTTGACGGTGAGCGCCTGCTCGAAGCAGTACAGGGCGCCCTGGACGCCGATGGCGAGCGCCTGCTCAGCAGCGAAGAGCGCGAAGCCATCGAATTCCAGATGCAAGAACTACGTGATTTGCTGACCGGCACCGATGGCCCCGCCATCGAGCAACAGACCAAGCGTCTGTCGCAGGTGACCGATGCATTTGCCGCCCGTCGCCTTGATTCGACGGTCAAAGCCGCACTGGCCGGGCGCAACCTGAATGAGATCGAGGAGTAA
- the pilW gene encoding type IV pilus biogenesis/stability protein PilW, with product MTLRAALSILALLLLAGCVSGGAGDPLASRQGRQEAGRAYVQLGLGYLQEGLTEQAKAPLGKALALDASDAGAHAALALVFQAEGEPALAEQHFQKALQARPGDTRIRNNYGSFLYAQGRFAEAKQMFRLASADTLYPERSRVYENLGLTALKLERRDQAHAYLLKALQLNPRQPKALLEMAELSYENRHYVPSLDYYDRFSQLSDHDARSLLLGSRLARVFDEQGTLANLGQQLQRLYPGTPEYQQYLSEQR from the coding sequence ATGACCCTGCGCGCCGCGCTGTCGATCCTTGCGCTTTTGCTGCTGGCCGGCTGCGTGTCGGGCGGCGCGGGTGACCCGCTGGCCAGCCGCCAAGGGCGGCAAGAGGCGGGCAGGGCGTATGTGCAGTTGGGGCTTGGTTATTTGCAAGAAGGCTTGACCGAACAGGCCAAGGCCCCGCTGGGCAAGGCGCTTGCCCTGGACGCCAGCGATGCCGGCGCGCATGCGGCGCTGGCGCTGGTGTTTCAGGCTGAAGGTGAGCCGGCCCTGGCCGAGCAGCACTTTCAAAAAGCTCTGCAGGCACGCCCTGGCGACACGCGAATTCGCAACAACTACGGCAGTTTCCTTTATGCTCAGGGGCGATTTGCCGAGGCCAAGCAGATGTTTCGCCTGGCCAGTGCCGATACCCTGTATCCTGAACGCTCACGCGTGTACGAGAACCTTGGCTTGACCGCCCTGAAGCTCGAGCGTCGAGACCAGGCGCACGCCTATCTGCTCAAAGCGTTGCAACTCAACCCACGGCAACCCAAGGCGTTGCTGGAAATGGCTGAGTTGTCCTACGAAAACAGGCATTATGTGCCGTCCCTGGACTACTACGATCGTTTCAGCCAGTTGAGCGACCACGACGCCCGTAGCCTCCTGCTGGGCAGCCGCCTTGCCCGGGTGTTCGACGAGCAGGGCACATTGGCCAATTTGGGCCAGCAATTACAACGACTTTATCCCGGTACGCCGGAATATCAGCAATACCTGTCGGAGCAACGATGA
- the iscR gene encoding Fe-S cluster assembly transcriptional regulator IscR → MRLTTKGRYAVTAMLDLALHAQHGPVSLADISERQGISLSYLEQLFAKLRRSSLVSSVRGPGGGYQLSRGMETIQVAQVIDAVNESVDATRCQGLGDCHAGDTCLTHHLWCDLSQQIHEFLSGISLADLVKRREVQEVAQRQDLRRVAGRSAQLDKIETSAVD, encoded by the coding sequence ATGCGACTGACTACCAAAGGCCGATACGCCGTGACAGCCATGCTTGACCTGGCGTTGCACGCGCAGCATGGGCCGGTGTCTTTGGCCGACATTTCCGAGCGCCAGGGCATTTCCCTCTCTTATCTGGAGCAGCTGTTCGCCAAGCTGCGCCGCAGCAGCCTGGTATCCAGTGTGCGCGGTCCAGGCGGTGGCTATCAGCTGTCGCGGGGCATGGAAACCATCCAGGTGGCCCAGGTCATCGACGCGGTCAACGAATCGGTCGATGCCACCCGTTGCCAAGGCCTTGGGGATTGCCATGCCGGTGACACCTGCCTGACCCACCACTTGTGGTGCGATCTCAGCCAGCAGATCCATGAATTCCTCAGCGGCATCAGCCTGGCCGACCTCGTCAAGCGCCGTGAGGTGCAGGAAGTCGCCCAGCGCCAGGACCTGCGTCGTGTCGCAGGCCGATCCGCCCAGTTGGACAAGATTGAGACGTCCGCCGTCGACTGA
- the rlmN gene encoding 23S rRNA (adenine(2503)-C(2))-methyltransferase RlmN, whose product MTTSTGKINLLGLTQPEMEQFFDSIGEKRFRAGQVMKWIHHFGVDDFAAMTNVGKALREKLEAVAEIRPPEVVSEDISADGTRKWVIRVASGSCVETVYIPTDDRGTLCVSSQAGCALDCSFCSTGKQGFNSNLTAAEVIGQVWLANKSFGTVPAKVDRAITNVVMMGMGEPLLNFDNVIAAMKIMMDDLGYGISKRRVTLSTSGVVPMIDELAKHIDVSLALSLHAPNDELRNQLVPINKKYPLKVLLESCMGYMATLGGKRVLTVEYTLLKDVNDQPEHAAQMIELLRDVPCKINLIPFNPFPHSGYERPSNNAIRRFQDLLHHGGFNVTTRTTRGEDIDAACGQLVGQVNDRTRRSERYIAVRQLSADAELQDSAARH is encoded by the coding sequence ATGACGACATCTACTGGCAAAATCAACCTGTTGGGCCTGACCCAGCCGGAAATGGAACAATTCTTCGACTCTATAGGGGAGAAGCGCTTCCGTGCCGGCCAGGTGATGAAATGGATTCACCATTTTGGCGTCGATGATTTCGCCGCCATGACGAACGTCGGCAAGGCCTTGCGCGAAAAGCTCGAGGCTGTTGCCGAAATTCGCCCACCGGAAGTGGTCAGTGAAGACATTTCCGCCGACGGCACCCGTAAATGGGTGATCCGCGTTGCCTCTGGCAGCTGCGTCGAGACCGTCTACATTCCTACCGACGACCGCGGCACGCTGTGCGTATCGTCGCAAGCCGGCTGCGCCCTGGACTGCAGTTTCTGCTCCACCGGCAAGCAAGGCTTCAACAGCAACCTCACCGCCGCCGAAGTGATTGGCCAGGTGTGGCTTGCCAACAAATCTTTCGGGACCGTCCCGGCCAAAGTCGACCGCGCGATTACCAACGTGGTCATGATGGGCATGGGCGAGCCTTTGCTGAACTTCGACAATGTCATCGCCGCCATGAAGATCATGATGGATGATCTGGGCTATGGCATTTCCAAGCGTCGCGTCACCTTGTCCACCTCGGGCGTGGTGCCGATGATTGACGAACTGGCCAAGCACATCGACGTGTCGCTGGCCCTGTCGCTGCACGCGCCGAACGACGAGCTGCGTAACCAGCTGGTGCCGATCAACAAGAAGTACCCGCTGAAGGTGCTGCTGGAATCGTGCATGGGCTACATGGCCACCCTGGGTGGCAAGCGCGTGTTGACGGTCGAGTACACCCTGCTCAAGGACGTCAACGACCAGCCTGAACATGCCGCGCAGATGATCGAACTGCTGCGCGACGTGCCGTGCAAGATCAACCTGATCCCGTTCAACCCGTTCCCGCATTCCGGTTACGAGCGGCCGAGCAACAACGCCATCCGCCGCTTCCAGGACCTGCTCCACCACGGTGGTTTCAACGTCACCACCCGTACCACCCGTGGCGAAGACATCGACGCCGCCTGTGGTCAGTTGGTCGGCCAGGTCAACGACCGCACCCGCCGCAGTGAGCGCTACATCGCTGTGCGCCAGCTCTCTGCCGACGCCGAGCTGCAAGACAGCGCCGCGCGCCACTGA
- the fdx gene encoding ISC system 2Fe-2S type ferredoxin, translated as MPLVTFLPHEKFCPEGLTVEVEPGTNILELAHEHHIEMESACGGVKACTTCHCIVRKGFDSLEEADELEEDMLDKAWGLEAQSRLGCQVVVADQDLTIEIPKYSLNHAAEAPH; from the coding sequence ATGCCGCTGGTGACATTCCTGCCGCACGAGAAGTTTTGCCCGGAAGGGCTGACCGTGGAGGTCGAGCCTGGGACCAACATCCTGGAGCTGGCCCACGAGCATCACATCGAAATGGAAAGCGCTTGCGGTGGGGTCAAGGCCTGCACCACCTGTCACTGTATTGTTCGCAAAGGTTTCGATTCGCTGGAAGAAGCGGACGAGCTGGAAGAGGACATGCTGGACAAGGCCTGGGGCCTGGAAGCCCAGTCGCGCCTCGGCTGCCAGGTGGTCGTCGCCGACCAGGACCTGACCATCGAGATCCCCAAGTATTCGCTTAACCACGCTGCTGAAGCGCCCCACTGA
- a CDS encoding IscS subfamily cysteine desulfurase: MKLPIYLDYSATTPVDPRVAQKMADCLLVDGNFGNPASRSHVFGWKAEEAVENGRRQVAELINADPREIVWTSGATESDNLALKGVAHFYQTKGKHIITSKIEHKAVLDTARQLEREGFEVTYLEPGEDGIVTPAMVEAVLRDDTILVSLMHVNNEVGSINDIAAIGELTRARGVLFHVDAAQSAGKVEIDLQKLKVDLMSFSAHKVYGPKGIGALYVSRKPRVRLEAIIHGGGHERGMRSGTLPTHQIVGMGEAFAIAKQEMASENARIKALSDRFFKQVSDLEELYVNGSQTARVPHNLNLSFNYVEGESLLMSLKDIAVSSGSACTSASLEPSYVLRALGRNDELAHSSIRFSFGRFTTEEEVDYAAQKVCEAVNKLRELSPLWDMYKDGVDISKIEWAAH; the protein is encoded by the coding sequence ATGAAGTTGCCGATCTACCTCGATTACTCCGCGACCACCCCGGTCGATCCCCGCGTCGCCCAGAAGATGGCTGACTGCCTGCTGGTCGACGGGAACTTCGGTAACCCGGCTTCGCGCTCCCACGTATTCGGCTGGAAAGCCGAAGAAGCGGTCGAGAACGGTCGTCGCCAGGTCGCCGAGCTGATCAACGCCGATCCGCGCGAAATCGTCTGGACCAGCGGTGCCACCGAGTCCGACAACCTCGCACTCAAAGGTGTCGCGCACTTCTATCAGACCAAGGGCAAGCACATCATCACCTCCAAGATCGAGCACAAGGCGGTCCTGGATACCGCTCGCCAGCTCGAGCGTGAAGGTTTCGAAGTCACCTACCTTGAGCCAGGCGAAGACGGCATCGTCACCCCGGCCATGGTCGAAGCCGTGCTGCGCGATGACACCATTCTGGTCTCGCTGATGCACGTCAACAACGAAGTCGGCTCGATCAACGACATCGCCGCCATCGGTGAGCTGACCCGCGCCCGCGGCGTGCTGTTCCACGTCGATGCCGCCCAGTCGGCCGGCAAGGTCGAAATCGACCTGCAAAAGCTGAAAGTCGACCTGATGTCGTTCTCGGCGCACAAGGTCTATGGCCCTAAAGGTATCGGCGCGCTGTACGTCAGCCGCAAGCCGCGTGTGCGTCTGGAAGCGATCATCCACGGTGGTGGCCATGAGCGCGGCATGCGTTCGGGCACCTTGCCGACTCACCAGATCGTCGGCATGGGCGAAGCCTTCGCCATTGCCAAGCAGGAAATGGCCAGCGAGAACGCTCGCATCAAGGCCCTGAGCGACCGCTTCTTCAAGCAGGTCTCGGACCTTGAAGAGCTGTACGTCAACGGCAGCCAGACTGCCCGCGTACCGCACAACCTGAACCTGAGCTTCAACTATGTCGAAGGCGAGTCGCTGCTGATGTCCCTGAAAGACATCGCCGTATCGTCCGGTTCGGCCTGTACCTCCGCTTCGCTCGAGCCGTCGTATGTACTGCGCGCTCTGGGCCGTAACGACGAGCTGGCGCACAGCTCGATCCGCTTCTCCTTCGGCCGCTTCACCACCGAAGAAGAAGTCGACTACGCCGCGCAGAAAGTCTGCGAGGCCGTTAACAAACTGCGTGAGCTGTCGCCGCTGTGGGACATGTACAAAGACGGCGTTGACATCTCCAAGATCGAGTGGGCCGCCCACTAA
- the hscB gene encoding co-chaperone HscB produces the protein MGTPCHYALFDLQPCFRLDLDKLATRYRELAREVHPDRFADASEREQRVALEKSAALNDAYQTLRSAPRRARYLLAIGGHEVPQEVTVHDPDFLLQQMQWREELEELQDEADLDGVAVFKKRLKGAQDTLNEDFAACWDVPAEREKAERLMRRMQFLDKLAQEVRQLEERLDD, from the coding sequence GTGGGTACTCCTTGTCATTACGCTCTGTTTGATCTCCAGCCGTGCTTCCGGCTGGACCTCGACAAGCTGGCCACTCGCTACCGCGAGCTGGCCCGCGAGGTCCATCCTGACCGTTTTGCCGACGCTTCCGAGCGCGAGCAGCGGGTAGCCCTGGAGAAGTCCGCGGCCCTCAACGACGCCTACCAGACGCTGCGCAGTGCGCCGCGCCGAGCCCGCTACTTGCTGGCAATCGGTGGCCACGAAGTGCCCCAGGAAGTCACGGTCCATGACCCCGACTTCCTGCTGCAGCAGATGCAGTGGCGCGAAGAGCTCGAAGAGCTGCAGGACGAAGCCGACCTCGATGGTGTTGCTGTGTTCAAGAAGCGCCTGAAGGGTGCGCAGGACACGCTGAACGAGGATTTCGCCGCCTGCTGGGATGTGCCTGCCGAGCGCGAGAAGGCCGAACGCCTGATGCGCCGCATGCAGTTCCTCGACAAGCTCGCCCAAGAAGTGCGCCAACTGGAAGAGCGCCTCGACGATTAA
- a CDS encoding RodZ domain-containing protein, whose protein sequence is MNAAHPEVAVAPGQNPGELLRQAREKRDWSQAEVARKLNLTVSSLNHVETGAFDKLPGHTFARGYIRAYAKLMDLDQATLVEAFDRYTGTHAKGSEVHSLGRIEEPVRLSHNILRGVSLLLLVAVVGGGFVWWQDQGSLPGKDLAKIALEHVEVESADGTTQIHPLDEPEDQAVSAGQQPESAPLPLEQPAGEQSAAAAEQAPASAAQPPATTVTPAPAQQPQAATAATAPTPAPAPAAPAATAPVAAAPAATVPAAPVAVPAGSASVSIQFSANCWTQVNDGNGKVLFSGVKRKGDNLELTGKPPFAVRLGFARGAQVSYNGQAVDVAPFTSGETARLKLGQ, encoded by the coding sequence ATGAACGCCGCGCATCCCGAAGTAGCCGTAGCGCCTGGCCAGAACCCCGGTGAGCTTTTGCGTCAGGCCCGTGAGAAGCGGGACTGGTCACAAGCCGAGGTGGCCCGCAAGCTCAACCTCACTGTCAGTTCGTTGAACCACGTTGAAACCGGCGCCTTCGACAAGTTGCCCGGGCACACGTTCGCCCGTGGCTATATCCGCGCCTACGCCAAACTGATGGACCTGGACCAAGCCACGCTGGTCGAGGCCTTCGACCGTTACACTGGCACCCACGCCAAAGGCAGCGAAGTGCATTCGCTGGGCCGCATCGAAGAGCCTGTACGCCTCTCGCACAACATCCTGCGCGGCGTCAGCCTGTTGCTGCTGGTGGCGGTAGTCGGTGGCGGCTTCGTCTGGTGGCAGGACCAAGGCAGCCTGCCTGGCAAGGACTTGGCCAAGATCGCCCTGGAGCACGTCGAAGTCGAGAGCGCCGACGGCACCACACAGATTCACCCGCTGGACGAGCCTGAAGACCAGGCCGTGAGCGCCGGCCAGCAACCCGAGAGCGCCCCGTTGCCGCTGGAGCAGCCCGCAGGTGAACAGTCGGCCGCCGCTGCCGAGCAAGCACCCGCCAGCGCTGCGCAGCCCCCTGCAACAACCGTAACACCAGCCCCCGCTCAGCAGCCCCAAGCGGCCACCGCAGCCACTGCGCCAACGCCTGCGCCTGCTCCGGCAGCGCCGGCTGCAACCGCGCCCGTGGCTGCCGCGCCCGCTGCCACTGTGCCCGCCGCGCCCGTCGCAGTGCCGGCCGGTAGCGCCAGTGTCTCGATTCAGTTCAGCGCCAATTGCTGGACCCAAGTCAACGATGGCAATGGCAAGGTGCTGTTCAGCGGCGTCAAGCGCAAGGGCGACAACCTCGAGCTGACCGGCAAGCCGCCGTTCGCGGTACGCCTGGGCTTTGCCCGTGGCGCGCAGGTCAGCTACAACGGCCAGGCCGTCGATGTTGCTCCGTTTACAAGTGGCGAGACTGCTCGCCTGAAGTTGGGACAGTAA